Below is a genomic region from Fusobacterium nucleatum.
TTTATTGTGAGCTATTTGGTGAAGTTTTCCACTTTCATAATAAATTTTAGAAATACCTTCTAATTTCTCATTTTTTAGATAACCTTCTTCTTTTTTGTTCCCATTTTCATAATAAAGAAAATACATTCCCTCTTGCTTATCATTTTTGTAGTTTATCTTTGCTGAAATTTTTCCACTTTTATAATAATTTAAGGATTCTCCTTCCATTTTTCCAGCTATATATTGATTTTTTTGTGCAACTTTTCCATTTTCATAGTAATATATTTCTTCCCCATCAATAAGGTTATTTTTATACATTCTTTCTTCTTCTAATTTACCATCTTCTGAAAATACTTTTTCTAAACCTTCTAATTTGCCTTGATAATATTGTCTTTCAGTTATCAAACTACCTTCTTCATCAAAAATTTGAACCTTTCCAGAAAAGTCTAAATTTTTTCCTTCAACATATCCTATTTCTTTTAATAGTTGATTATCATAAAGATATTTTACTACTCCATTATTAGTATCTGGACTATCTTTTTTTAAAACAAATATTAATCTACCATTACCAGAAAAGCCAAAAATATATTCACTATCTCCTAGATATCGTCTAACTCTACCAAAGTCTAAATTTACTCTTTTTAAATGGACTTTTCTTTCTTCATATAGCTTTTTTGGATTTTTATCAAATTCTTTTTCTATCTTTTTATCTATTTCTACAAAATAGTTATCATATTCTGTTTTTACTGATTTTATCCCTTGTATCTTAGAAAAATTAGGCTTCATTATCAAAAATGAAATCCAAAGTATTATAAATATTAATGCTATCAGTAAAATATAAAAAACTTTTTTCATAAATCCCCTCAATTATTTTTTAACCATCTTAAATATGAATTAATGAAGTCATCAACACTTCCATCCATAACAGCTTTTACATTTCCAATTTCAGTATTAGTTCTATGGTCTTTTACTAGTGCATAAGGTTGAAATACATAAGATCTTATTTGATTTCCCCAACCAATATCAGATTGTTCCCCTTGAATTTTTTTCATTTCCTCTTCTTTTTTCTTTAATTCTAATTCAAGTAATTTTGATTTCAACATTTTCATGGCAGTTTCTCGATTACTAAGTTGAGATCTTTCTTTTTGACAAGTTACTACTATTCCACTTGGAAAATGTGTTATTCTTACAGCAGAGTCTGTCATATTAACATGTTGGCCACCTGCTCCACTTGCTCTATATGTATCAATTCTAATATCAACAGGATTTATCTGAACTTCCACATTTTCATCAACTTCTGGCACAACTTCAACTGAGGCAAATGATGTATGTCTTTTCTTGTTAGCATCAAAAGGTGAAATTCTAACAAGTCTATGTACTCCTTTTTCAGATTTTAAATAACCATAGGCATTTATACCTTCAACTAGAAATGTAACTGATTTTACTCCAACACTATCCCCTTCCATAAAATCAAGTTCTGATACTTTATAGCCTTTTAAATTACACCATCTTAAATACATTCTATAAAGCATATCAGCCCAATCACAAGCTTCTGTTCCTCCTGCACCAGAATGTATTGTTACAATGGCATTATTCATATCATATTCTCCATCAAGTAACAAATTGATTTCAAATTCTTCTATATCAGATTTTAAAATTTTATGTTTTTCTGAAAGTTCACTTTCAAATGAAGTTTCTCCACTTTCAACAAAATCAATTAAAACTTCTTCATCATCAATTTCTGTCGCTAACTTTTCATATCTTGAAACTATATTTTTTTCAAAATTCATATTTTTTATAATTTCTGAACTTTTTCTTTTATCAGCCCAAAAATTATCTTCAAAAGTTAGTTTCTCTAATTCCTTTATAGTTGACTTTCTCTTTTCTAAGTCAAAGAGACCTCCTGATGTTTTCAGTTTTTTCTTTCATTTCTAAAAATTCTCTTTTAATTTCTAATATATCCATATTTCCCCCTTAATTTTTTTTAAAGTATTATTGCCATTGCTATTGCATATTTTTTAGAATGTGAAATTGAAATTTCAATTTGATAATCTTCTTTTTTATTTCTTAAAATTTTATCTAATTTCTCTGATACAACAACATAAGGCTTTCCTAAATCATCATTTAATATTTCTAAATCTGTTAAAGAAAATTCTCTAACTCCTGTTCCAATAGCCTTTGAAATAGCTTCCTTTGCAGAGAATATTCCTGCATAAGTTTCTGTTCTATTCCCTCTTTTTTGAATATTTTCCAACTCTCTTTGACTATAAATTTTATTTTTAAAGCCTTCTTTTGAAATAGCTTTTTCTATTCTTTCAATCTCTATAATATCATTACCTATTCCTATTATCATAGCATTTTAAATACCTTTCTTGTATTTTCATTTGTGATTCTAACTACATCTTCATAGCTCATATTTTTAAGCTCTGCCATTTTTCTAACAACTTCTTCTGTGTAGATAGGCTCATTTCTTTGCCCTCTATATGGAGTTGGTGCCATATATGGACAATCGGTTTCTATAACTAATTTTTCTATTGGAATCTCTTTTACAACTTCAACTAATTTTTTTGCATTCTTAAAAGTTAAAACTCCACCTATACCTAGATAAAATCTATCCATCATTCTTTTTGCAGTTTCAACAGAACCAGGATAACAGTGTAATATTCCTGTTATATCTGGAAATTCATTTAATATATTAACTGTATCTTCCATAGCTTCCCTTGTATGAATTACAACAGGTTTATTTACTCTCCTTGCCAATTCTAACTGTTTTCTAAAAATATCCCATTGTTCCTCTTTTGGTCTTGTCATCCAATGATAATCTAAACCAATTTCCCCTATTGCTAAAACTTTTGGATTTTTTGCAAGTTCTTCTAATTTTTTTTCTGCTTCATCACTATATCCTTCTATTTCATCTGGATGAAAACCTATTACTGCATAAATAAATGGATATTTATTTGCATATTCTACACTTTTTTCACTACTTTCCAAATCAAAGCCTATATTTACAACAAAATCTAATTTTTCTTCTATTCTTTTAAAAACTTCTTCTCTGTCATTATCAAATTGTTCTAAATTTAAATGAACATGTGAATCTATTATTTTCATTTTTATTCTTCCTCTCTCTATCTTTTTTCATACTATTATACCACACAATAGAAAAGGATTA
It encodes:
- the prfB gene encoding peptide chain release factor 2 (programmed frameshift) → MDILEIKREFLEMKEKTENIRRSLDLEKRKSTIKELEKLTFEDNFWADKRKSSEIIKNMNFEKNIVSRYEKLATEIDDEEVLIDFVESGETSFESELSEKHKILKSDIEEFEINLLLDGEYDMNNAIVTIHSGAGGTEACDWADMLYRMYLRWCNLKGYKVSELDFMEGDSVGVKSVTFLVEGINAYGYLKSEKGVHRLVRISPFDANKKRHTSFASVEVVPEVDENVEVQINPVDIRIDTYRASGAGGQHVNMTDSAVRITHFPSGIVVTCQKERSQLSNRETAMKMLKSKLLELELKKKEEEMKKIQGEQSDIGWGNQIRSYVFQPYALVKDHRTNTEIGNVKAVMDGSVDDFINSYLRWLKNN
- a CDS encoding TatD family hydrolase; this translates as MKIIDSHVHLNLEQFDNDREEVFKRIEEKLDFVVNIGFDLESSEKSVEYANKYPFIYAVIGFHPDEIEGYSDEAEKKLEELAKNPKVLAIGEIGLDYHWMTRPKEEQWDIFRKQLELARRVNKPVVIHTREAMEDTVNILNEFPDITGILHCYPGSVETAKRMMDRFYLGIGGVLTFKNAKKLVEVVKEIPIEKLVIETDCPYMAPTPYRGQRNEPIYTEEVVRKMAELKNMSYEDVVRITNENTRKVFKML
- the acpS gene encoding holo-ACP synthase, yielding MIIGIGNDIIEIERIEKAISKEGFKNKIYSQRELENIQKRGNRTETYAGIFSAKEAISKAIGTGVREFSLTDLEILNDDLGKPYVVVSEKLDKILRNKKEDYQIEISISHSKKYAIAMAIIL
- a CDS encoding toxin-antitoxin system YwqK family antitoxin, with the translated sequence MKKVFYILLIALIFIILWISFLIMKPNFSKIQGIKSVKTEYDNYFVEIDKKIEKEFDKNPKKLYEERKVHLKRVNLDFGRVRRYLGDSEYIFGFSGNGRLIFVLKKDSPDTNNGVVKYLYDNQLLKEIGYVEGKNLDFSGKVQIFDEEGSLITERQYYQGKLEGLEKVFSEDGKLEEERMYKNNLIDGEEIYYYENGKVAQKNQYIAGKMEGESLNYYKSGKISAKINYKNDKQEGMYFLYYENGNKKEEGYLKNEKLEGISKIYYESGKLHQIAHNKNGKKTGSIIRYYENGIQECEWNCKDDILDGFEISYYESGKVKTRICYKDGKLQGEAFSFYENSKIMEKGYYKDNFFDGQYTMYYENGKLQEIYNYIAGKLNGEYKLYYENGNFEEIGNYVDNKLDGKILKYYENGKMKEENTYKNGINSGPYKIYHENGNIKEEGVTENNQLNGKIAFYSEDGKLEETGTYVNGKVDGEYFHYDKVGKLVKKQIYKNGNLINTEEFQKEEGEKNESERVKN